One genomic window of Gemmatimonadota bacterium includes the following:
- a CDS encoding dienelactone hydrolase family protein: protein MPPHESPPEEKPPQENIDPRVFELYDEYCHGYIDRRTFLSRAAAITIGGVSALSMAQALLPRYAEAQTISFTDRRIKGTYVEYPSPGGTSGTMRGYLVQPTGDGPFPAVIIFHENRGLNPYIEDVARRAAVAGFLALAPDGLAPIGGYPGNDDDGRTMQRSLDREKLDQDMINSARFLKDHALSNGRLGATGFCWGGGMTNRLAVALGSDLDAGVPYYGATAASEDVPKIEAALMIIYAGTDRRINAMWPEYEEALKANGVAYEMRMFEGTLHGFHNNSTPRYNETAAAQAWNLTVGFFRRHLAE from the coding sequence ATGCCACCCCATGAAAGTCCACCCGAAGAAAAACCACCTCAAGAAAACATCGACCCGCGTGTTTTCGAACTGTATGACGAATACTGTCACGGCTATATCGACCGGCGCACGTTCCTCAGTCGCGCCGCCGCGATCACGATCGGCGGCGTCTCCGCGCTCTCGATGGCGCAGGCGCTCCTGCCCCGCTACGCCGAGGCCCAGACGATCTCCTTCACCGACCGGCGGATCAAGGGTACTTACGTCGAGTACCCGTCGCCGGGCGGCACGTCGGGGACCATGCGAGGCTACCTCGTGCAGCCCACCGGTGACGGCCCCTTTCCCGCCGTCATAATCTTCCACGAGAATCGGGGACTGAACCCCTACATCGAGGACGTGGCGCGGCGCGCGGCCGTGGCCGGGTTCCTCGCGCTGGCCCCGGACGGCCTGGCGCCCATCGGCGGCTACCCCGGCAACGATGACGACGGCCGTACCATGCAGCGGAGCCTCGACCGGGAGAAGCTGGACCAGGACATGATCAACAGCGCGCGGTTTCTTAAGGACCATGCCCTTTCGAACGGCCGGCTCGGTGCCACGGGTTTCTGCTGGGGCGGGGGCATGACCAATCGCCTCGCGGTGGCCCTCGGCAGCGACCTGGACGCCGGCGTGCCGTACTACGGCGCCACGGCCGCGAGCGAGGACGTGCCGAAGATCGAGGCGGCCCTGATGATCATCTACGCGGGGACCGACCGGCGCATCAACGCCATGTGGCCGGAGTACGAGGAAGCACTCAAAGCGAACGGCGTGGCGTACGAGATGCGCATGTTCGAGGGGACGCTTCACGGTTTCCACAACAACTCCACACCCCGGTACAACGAGACGGCGGCGGCGCAGGCGTGGAACCTCACCGTTGGCTTCTTCCGTAGACACCTCGCGGAATAA
- a CDS encoding adenylosuccinate synthase → MAVRILVGAAWGDEGKGKIVDFLSEQADIVVRFQGGANAGHTVQIEDQEYILHLIPVGILRPEKACVIGNGTVIDPEALMEEIEMLGSHGIDVEGRLFISHNAHLIMPYHKLIDRVGEEQRQEEERIGTTGRGIGPAYADKAARKGIRIVDLHDHGVLKEKLQRNIDEVNRILAAIYQAEALDADRIIEEYLAFARQIGPYVINTSEYLNDAIDEGKEILFEGSQGTLLDVDHGTYPYVTSSNTTTGAACMGAGVGPTRIDEVIGVAKAYTTRVGNGPFPTEFPSRWGDEFRRMAGEFGATTGRPRRCGWFDAMVVRYAVMVNGIDSLALARLDTLDSLQTLRLCVGYRLNGDVIPHLPSDANVLARCEPVYEEIEGWDRPTGHIRTWSDLPVKARAYIERVSELVKTDVKIVSVGSHRDATIFL, encoded by the coding sequence ATGGCCGTTCGCATTCTCGTAGGCGCAGCCTGGGGCGACGAGGGCAAGGGCAAGATCGTCGATTTTCTGAGTGAGCAGGCCGACATCGTCGTGCGGTTCCAGGGCGGCGCCAACGCCGGCCATACCGTCCAGATCGAAGACCAGGAGTATATCCTCCACCTGATTCCCGTGGGTATTCTCCGACCGGAAAAGGCCTGCGTCATCGGCAACGGCACCGTGATCGATCCCGAAGCGCTGATGGAAGAGATCGAGATGCTCGGATCGCACGGAATCGACGTGGAGGGACGCCTGTTCATCAGCCATAACGCCCATCTCATCATGCCGTATCACAAGCTGATCGACCGGGTCGGCGAGGAGCAGAGGCAGGAAGAAGAGCGCATCGGCACCACGGGCCGGGGCATCGGACCGGCCTACGCGGACAAGGCCGCCCGCAAGGGCATACGCATCGTCGACCTGCACGACCACGGCGTGCTGAAGGAGAAGCTGCAGCGAAATATCGATGAGGTAAACAGGATCCTCGCTGCTATCTATCAGGCCGAAGCGCTCGACGCGGACCGGATCATCGAGGAATACCTGGCTTTCGCCCGGCAGATCGGTCCATACGTGATCAATACGTCGGAATATCTGAACGACGCCATTGACGAAGGCAAGGAGATCCTCTTCGAGGGCAGCCAGGGCACGCTGCTGGACGTGGACCATGGGACCTACCCCTACGTCACGTCCTCCAACACGACCACGGGCGCCGCCTGCATGGGGGCCGGCGTCGGTCCCACGCGCATCGACGAGGTCATCGGCGTGGCCAAGGCCTACACCACCCGGGTAGGGAACGGGCCCTTCCCCACGGAGTTTCCCTCCCGTTGGGGCGACGAGTTCCGTCGCATGGCGGGAGAGTTCGGCGCCACGACGGGCCGCCCTCGGCGTTGCGGCTGGTTCGACGCCATGGTCGTTCGATACGCCGTCATGGTGAACGGCATCGACAGCCTGGCGCTCGCCCGGCTCGACACGCTGGACAGTCTCCAGACGCTGCGGCTGTGCGTGGGCTACCGGCTGAACGGCGACGTGATCCCCCACCTCCCCAGCGACGCGAACGTCCTCGCCCGGTGCGAACCCGTCTACGAGGAAATTGAGGGCTGGGACCGGCCCACGGGGCACATCCGGACCTGGAGCGATCTTCCCGTTAAAGCCCGGGCCTATATCGAACGGGTTTCGGAACTGGTGAAGACCGACGTTAAAATCGTCTCCGTCGGATCGCACCGGGACGCGACCATTTTCCTGTAG
- a CDS encoding sugar phosphate isomerase/epimerase — protein MYSCINGATTMPYTLEQDLEAAGKAGFDAVEIWSRKLDAYLETHDIAELRACLDAHGLRAASLCPYGLVGFSDNREQLQAIERAAKVAAAIDCPVLLVCADAPPDGMDRDEAYDIMAATVRDYAVRTSAHGVKIAIEPLGRHPFIPGPREALEVIERTGHDSLGLMVDFFHYYKSGVPLDDIRAIPTELLLIVHVDDCEDLPPADLTDQHRVYMGEGVLPLKDVMGVLREKGYAGALSVEIFREEYWEKDPVEISVAAKAAYDRMMAG, from the coding sequence ATGTATTCATGCATCAACGGTGCGACGACCATGCCCTATACGCTCGAGCAGGATCTGGAAGCCGCAGGGAAGGCGGGGTTCGACGCCGTGGAGATCTGGTCCAGGAAACTCGATGCGTACCTGGAAACCCACGATATCGCCGAGTTGAGGGCGTGCCTGGATGCGCACGGGCTGCGCGCGGCCTCGCTGTGTCCCTACGGATTGGTGGGGTTCTCCGACAATCGGGAACAGCTTCAGGCCATCGAACGCGCGGCTAAGGTGGCCGCGGCCATCGACTGTCCGGTCCTCCTCGTCTGCGCCGACGCGCCGCCGGACGGCATGGACCGGGATGAGGCCTACGACATAATGGCCGCCACGGTCCGCGATTACGCCGTGCGTACCTCCGCCCACGGCGTCAAGATCGCCATCGAGCCCCTCGGGCGGCATCCCTTCATTCCGGGGCCTCGCGAGGCCCTGGAGGTGATCGAACGGACCGGACACGACAGCCTGGGGCTGATGGTGGACTTCTTCCACTACTACAAGTCGGGCGTCCCGCTCGACGACATTCGGGCTATCCCCACAGAACTTCTGCTGATCGTCCACGTCGACGACTGCGAGGACCTGCCGCCGGCCGACCTGACCGACCAGCATCGTGTCTACATGGGCGAAGGCGTGCTTCCCCTGAAGGACGTGATGGGCGTATTGCGGGAGAAAGGCTATGCGGGCGCCCTGTCCGTCGAGATTTTCCGAGAGGAATACTGGGAGAAAGACCCGGTGGAGATTTCCGTCGCGGCGAAAGCGGCGTACGACCGGATGATGGCCGGCTGA